One genomic segment of Clavelina lepadiformis chromosome 3, kaClaLepa1.1, whole genome shotgun sequence includes these proteins:
- the LOC143448676 gene encoding uncharacterized protein LOC143448676 isoform X1, protein MFANDCIFLLILICTQPAWGSLILLNEDTSSGEATGIQNCTCPFSLPCTASPSFVTVICSCVATEASGIATVASDASDGNHFTWWYTDSLTICCNSMSSDSAKTLLDNLLDFSFQTRLTLGYCGGLISTTIDVLTIYGLQEVALQTDTSANYPNQYVEMTQTDEGDESRNYRDHHIAFLSKNSYDGDLKLQSWSVVSSIYDDQLTDTMNDALLRAPDSVRGKSDGNVMMTPIYV, encoded by the coding sequence ATGTTCGCAAACGATTGTATCTTTTTACTGATACTGATTTGCACACAGCCGGCTTGGGGAAGTCTTATTCTGCTCAATGAAGACACGAGCAGCGGTGAAGCAACTGGAATACAAAACTGCACCTGCCCATTCAGTTTGCCTTGCACGGCAAGCCCGTCATTTGTGACTGTAATATGCTCTTGTGTTGCGACTGAAGCCAGCGGTATCGCAACCGTCGCTTCTGACGCATCCGACGGGAATCACTTTACTTGGTGGTACACGGATTCTCTTACCATTTGCTGCAATTCAATGTCGTCAGATTCGGCGAAGACCTTACTGGACAACCTTTTGGACTTCAGCTTCCAAACTAGACTGACCCTGGGCTACTGTGGCGGTCTTATATCCACAACCATCGACGTTCTCACCATATACGGACTACAGGAAGTAGCGCTACAAACGGACACATCGGCCAACTACCCGAATCAATACGTTGAGATGACGCAGACCGACGAGGGTGACGAAAGCAGGAACTATCGCGACCACCACATCGCCTTTCTGAGCAAGAACAGCTACGATGGCGACTTGAAGCTTCAATCCTGGAGCGTGGTGAGTTCCATATACGACGACCAGCTAACCGATACAATGAACGATGCTCTTTTACGAGCACCTGATTCCGTGAGGGGAAAGTCTGATGGAAACGTCATGATGACACCCATATACGTGTAA
- the LOC143448676 gene encoding uncharacterized protein LOC143448676 isoform X2: MSSDSAKTLLDNLLDFSFQTRLTLGYCGGLISTTIDVLTIYGLQEVALQTDTSANYPNQYVEMTQTDEGDESRNYRDHHIAFLSKNSYDGDLKLQSWSVVSSIYDDQLTDTMNDALLRAPDSVRGKSDGNVMMTPIYV; this comes from the coding sequence ATGTCGTCAGATTCGGCGAAGACCTTACTGGACAACCTTTTGGACTTCAGCTTCCAAACTAGACTGACCCTGGGCTACTGTGGCGGTCTTATATCCACAACCATCGACGTTCTCACCATATACGGACTACAGGAAGTAGCGCTACAAACGGACACATCGGCCAACTACCCGAATCAATACGTTGAGATGACGCAGACCGACGAGGGTGACGAAAGCAGGAACTATCGCGACCACCACATCGCCTTTCTGAGCAAGAACAGCTACGATGGCGACTTGAAGCTTCAATCCTGGAGCGTGGTGAGTTCCATATACGACGACCAGCTAACCGATACAATGAACGATGCTCTTTTACGAGCACCTGATTCCGTGAGGGGAAAGTCTGATGGAAACGTCATGATGACACCCATATACGTGTAA